A stretch of DNA from Curtobacterium sp. MCBD17_035:
GAGGGCACGGACCGCGGCCGATACGCCGGACCCGTGGGATGGATGGGTGCCTCCGGCGACGGCGAGTGGATGCTCGCGCTGCGGAGCGCGCAGATCGACGACGACGGCACCGTGACCGCGTGGGCCGGTGCCGGGATCGTCGCCGGGTCCGTACCGGACCGCGAGGTCGCGGAGACGGCGTTGAAGCTCCGGCCCGTCACCGACGCGCTCGCCTGAGCCGGACCTCCCGGCCACCCCAGGAGGCGGTCAGACCTGGAGCGGCACCTCGATGACGAGTCGGTCGGCCGGATCCGTGAGGACCTGCTCGAGCTCGGCCCAGGTGGCGGCGCGACGGTACTCCCACCCGAGGCCACGGACGACGGGCTCGATCTCGACCACCTGCGGTGTCGCCATCATCCGGCGCATGTCCGCCGGGTCGGTCGTCGCGGCGACCTCGAGCCCGCCGAAGATCGCACCCCCGCCGTCGTTGCCGACCACGATCTGGAGGCGCTGGCGCCGCTCCTCGACGCCCGTCACCAGCCCGCCGAGGTCGTGCAGGAACGTCAGGTCGCCGACGAGGACGCGGGTCGTGCCCCCCGTCGCGCCCGAGGCCTCGACTCCGGCGGCGATGCCGAGCGCGGTCGAGATCGTGCCGTCGATGCCCGCCAGTCCGCGGTTCGCGTGCACCCGCACCTTCTTGCCCGGGACGCGGCCGTCCGCCACCCGGATGAGCAGCGACGCACCGAACACGAGGCGGTCGTGCGGCCAGGTGGCACCCCAGACCGCGTCGACGAGCATCGCCCGGTCCACGGGACGCCGCCGCACCGCGAGCTCGTCGCGGAAGAACTGCGCCCGTTCCGCACGGTCGGCGGACCGCTTGGCGTCGAGATCGGGGGCGGTGTCCCCGTCGCCGAGGAGGGCACGGCTCGCACCCACCCAGGTGCCCACCCATGCGCGGTGCTCCGGCCCCGGGCGCCCGTCGACGCGGATGCCCGGGACGACGACGGCCGGGTGCGGAGGACGGGCGGCGCTACCGGGGTCGTACGCCTCGGCCGCTGCGCCCCGCACCACGACGACCTCGACGTCCGCGCGCTGGAGGAGCGCCGGGACCTCACGACTGAGCGTCGGGTGCCCGAGCACCACCACGCGGCGGACGCGACCGCCGAAGGCGAGGTCACGGAGCAGCTGACGGTAGGCCACGACGAGGTTGCGACCGAAGTGGGCGCCGCTCGAGACCTCGGCCAGGAGGGGGGCGCCGAGCTCCCACGCGATGCGCTCGGCGTCCGCGCCGGCGTCGTGGCCCGCGACCACCACCGTGGCGGGGTCGGCGTCGACGACCAGGTCGTGGTCGCGCTCGGGTGCGGGTCCGGTGCGACGGGTGGCGAAGTCGGCGTCGACCTCGTGCGGCTCGGGGGCCGTCACGGCCGCGACCGCGGCCGAGAGCGGCTCGCGGAAGGCGAGGTTCACCTGCACCGGCCCGGGAGGCCCGTCGTGGCCGGCCGCCGCCGCGACGGCCTGGCGGACGAGTGCCCGGAGCGTGGCCCGGGTGGAGTCGTCCACTCCGTGGGTGGTCGGCGCCTCGACGTCCCGGACGAACCGCGTGGCGGCGCCGAAGACCCCCGGCTGGTGCGTGGTCTGGTTGCTGCCGATGCCACGGAGCTCGTCGGGTCGGTCGGCGCTCACCACGATCATCGGGACGCCCGAGTGGTGGGCCTCGAGCACGGCCGGGTGGAGGTTCGCCACGGCCGTCCCGGACGTCGTGACGACCGCGGCCGGCCGTTGCGTCTCGACCGCGAGTCCGAGCGCGAAGAACGCGGCGGTCCGCTCGTCGAGCCGGACGTGGACCCGGAGGGCACCGGCGCGCTCGACGGCGGCCGCGGCCAGGGCGAGGGCCTGCGACCGCGACCCCGGGCTCACGACGACGTCCGTGACGCCGGCGCGGGCCAGCTCGAGCAGGAACGCCACCGCGAAGTCGGTCGCCGGGCTCCCGGACCCTGCGGGCCGGATCGGGGAATCGCTGCCGGGACTACCGGTCGGGGCGGTCGCCGCCGGGGCCGCCGCTGGCGCCGGGGTCGTCGTCGAGGTCGGCGAGCTGTTGTTCGAGGTGCCGGAGGGTTGCGTCGCTCTGCTCTTTCTCGCTGCGGGTCATCCCGGCGCGCGCGGTGGCGCCGAGGAAGTCCGGGTCGTCGTCCGGCCCACGGTACCGCTGCCGGGGCACCGCCCGTGCCGGGGCCCGCCCGAGCAGGTACCAGAGCACGGCGCCGATGATCGGCAGGACGACGACGAGGACGATCCACAGGGGCTTGTTGAGGGCACGGACCCGATCGCGCGGCACCCATGCACAGTCGATGACGGCGTACACGGTGAACGCAACGGCGGCGACGACGGCGCCGATGAGGAACTTCACCATGGACGGAGTGTAGGTCGCTCCGGCTGGGACGCGCCGGGACGTGCACACCGGTCGCCGGACGCTCAGCTCCCGCGTCGTCGCCCGACCGTAGAATCATCGGGTGAAGTCGTGGCTGGTGTACTCCCTGGCGAGGATCGGGATCTTCGCGGTCCTGCTCGCGGTCTTCCTCGTCATCCGGCTGCCGTGGCCCGTGGCGACGATCGGCGCCGCGCTCGTCGGGCTGCTCATCTCGTACATCGCGCTGCCGAAGCTGCGGTGGCAGGTGGCGACCAGCTTCGCCGAGCGGCGACGCGGGCCCGACCACGACGAGGACACCGACTTCGAGGACGACTTCGTCGACGCCGAGGACTCCGCTGCTCCGTCGGTCGACCCGGCCCGGAGCGCTGAGCCGGGCGTCGTCGAGCGTCCCGCGTCGCCCCGCGCCGACGCCTGATCCCGCTGACGCCTGATCCCGCTGACGCCTGATCCCGCCGGGGCCTGATCCCGCCGGGGCCTGATCCCGCTGGAGCCCGGCCCCCGCTGCCGCAGACCTCCTGGCGGAGGCAGCCGCCCTGGCAGCGACGTCGCGATCGCTGTCCGCCCTAGGGCTGCAGCGCGAGCGCGATGCCGAGCACGATGCCGTACGCGAGCGCCGAGAACGACGACAGCTGCAGCGCCGTGATGAGCTCTCGCGGGCGGCTCGACGTCGCGCCGATGATCGCGGCCGGCAGCGCCAGGAGCAGCGTGAAGTACGTGTAGCCCGTGCGGAAGTACAGCACGACGAACCACACGAGCACGACGTACGGCAGGACGAGGAACAGGACGTACAGGGTCCGCGCGGCGCGGCTGCCGAGCACGACCGCCAGGGTGCGCTTGCCCGCCAGACGGTCCTCGTCGATGTCCCGGATGTTGTTGACCATGAGCACGGCGCATGCGAACAGCCCGGCGGCGACCGCCGCGGCCCAGGCGTTCAGGGTCACGTGGTGGATCTGGACGAACTCGGTCCCGAGCACCGCGACGAGGCCGAAGAACACGAACACGAAGACCTCGCCGAGCGCGTTGTACCCGTACGGCCGCTTGCCACCCGTGTAGAACCACGCGGCCAGGATCGCCGCGGCGCCGACCGCCAGGAGCCACCAGAGCCCGGTGAGCACGACGATCACGACACCCGCGACCGCCGCGAGCCCGAAGAACGTCAGCGCGACGGTGAGCACCGTCCGCGGACGCGCTCTGCCGGAGCCCGTGAGCCGCGCCGGGCCGACGCGGTAGCGGTCGGTGCCGCGGACGCCGTCGGAGTAGTCGTTGCTGTAGTTCACCCCGATCTGCAGGAACAGGGCGACCGCGAGGCACAGCAGCGCGATGCCGAGGTCGTACCCACCGTCGACGTACGCGACGGCGGTCCCGAGCACGACCGGGACGACGCCGAGCGTGAGGGTGCGGAGCCGGGCGCCGCCGATCCAGTCGCGTGCGGTCGCCTTCTGGGAGCGCCCGACCGGTCGGCCACCGGGCCGTCCGGATCGGCGCTTCGACGTCGGTCGGGGTCCCTTGCCTCGTTGTGCCACGGCCACCGATCGTATCGTCAGGTGTCCATCGAGCCGCTGGGAGCGGCGTCGGCGGCGAGCCGCTGCACCGCGCGTCGGTCCGGCTTGCCCGTCGGGAGCATGGGCACGGCGTCGACCACCACGACGGCGGCCGGCCGGGCGGCACGACCGAGCACGGCGCCGACGCGCTCCCGGAGCACCGCGACCTCCACCGCGACGTCGGTCACGACGACGGGCACCTCGCCCCAGCGGTCGGAGGCGCGGCGGGTGACGACCGCGCTGGACTGGCCCGGGGCCTCCCGGACGACCCGTTCGACCGCGCCGAGCGCGACCTTCTCGCCGCCGGAGATGACGACGTCGTCGAGGCGGCCGACCACACGCACCGTGCCGTCGGCCGCGATCTCGGCGGCGTCCGCGGTGCGGTACCAGCGGAGCCCGTCGCCCTCGACGAACGCGGCGGCGGTGCGCTCCGGGTCGTCCAGGTACCCCTCGGCGAGCATCGGACCGGACAGTTCGAGGCCGCCATCGACGAGCCGCGTGCGGACCGGGCCGAGCGGGACACCGTCGTACACGCAGCCGCCGCTCGTCTCGCTCGCGCCGTAGGTGGTGACGATCCGGGCACCGGCGGCACGCGCGCGGTCGCGCAGCGCGATCGGGGTCGCCTGTCCCCCGACGAGCACCGCGTCGAGCCCGGCCAGCGCGGCGGTCGCGCGGGCATCGTCGAGCACGCGTGCCAGCTGCGCCGGGACGAGCGACGTGTACCGGCGGTCGGTGTGCAGGCGGTCGACCGCGTCGGCGAACGCCGTCGGGTCGAAATGCCCGGGCGGCACGACGACGGGGCTGGTGCCCGCGGCGACGGAGCGGGTGAGGACGTTGAGACCGGCGATGTAGTGCGTCGGCAGCGCCAGCACCCAACCGCCCGGACCGCCGAGCGCCGCGTCCGCCGCCGCGGCGCCGGCCAACAGCGCCTCGGACGACAGCGCGACCCGCTTCGCGGCGCCGGTCGATCCGCTCGTCTCGACCACGAGGGCGACCCGACGCGGCACGACGGCGGGCGGTGTGGAGGACGTCGGGTCCGGCGAGGGCACCGACGCCGACCGGGGCGACGTCGTCCGCGGCAGGATCGCCGGCCCGCCCGACAGCGCGGACTCGAGCGCCCGCAGCACGTCGAACGGGTCGTCGGTGGGGACCGGGAGGAGCGGCCGCGTCATCGGCGTCGGCTCACCGCCGTCACGCCCCACCGATGCATCAGTAGTGCCACGGGTACGCGGTCCACTCCGGCGTGCGCTTCTCGAGGAACGCGTCACGCCCCTCCACGGCCTCGTCCGAGGCGTACGCGAGCCGCGTGGCCTCGCCGGCGAACACCTGCTGCCCGACCAGGCCGTCGTCGACCGCGTTGAACGCGTACTTGAGCATCCGGATCGCGGTGGGTGACTTGCCGAGGATGGTCTCGCCCCACTCGATCGCGGTCCGCTCGAGGTCCGCGTGCGGGACCACGAGGTTCACCGCGCCCATCTCGTAGGCACGCTGGGCGCTGTACTCCCGGGCGAGGAAGAAGACCTCGCGCGCGGCCTTCTGGCCGATCTGCCGGGCGTAGTAGGCGCTGCCGTACCCGCCATCGAACGAGCCGACGTCGGCGTCCGTCTGCTTGAACCGGCCGTGCTCCGCGCTCGCGATGGTCAGGTCGCACACCGCGTGCAGGGAGTGCCCACCGCCGGCCGCCCAACCGGACACGACCGCGATGACGACCTTCGGCATCATCCGGATGAGGCGCTGGACCTCGAGGATGTGCAGGCGCCCCATCGACGCCTGTGCCGCCGCCGGGTCCACGCCCTCGGGCGGGGCGCCCTCGTCGCCGACGTACTCGTAGCCGCTGCGGCCGCGGATGCGCTGATCGCCGCCCGAACAGAACGCCCAGCCCCCGTCCTTCGGGCTCGGTCCGTTGCCGGTCAGGAGCACGCAGCCGACGCGGTGGTCCTGCCGGGCGTCGTCGAGCGCGCGGTACAGCTCGTCGACGGTGCGCGGTCGGAACGCGTTCCGGACCTCGGGACGGTCGAAGGCGATGCGGACGATCCCGCCCGACACGTGCTTGTGGTACGTGATGTCCGTGAACGACGCGGCGATCGGCGCCGCGTCCCAGACGTCGGGATCGAAGGTGTCGGAGACGGGTGCAGCCATGCTCCGAGCCTATCCGGCGGCCCCGACCGGCTTCAGCCTCGGCCTCGGTCAGCTGCCGAACTGCGTGAGCACCTCGGGCGCCGCCACGACGAGGACGACCACGATGACGACGGGGTTCGCGGCGAACGCGATGAACACCGCCACGACGCCGTACCAGCGGCCGAGACCGCCCACCGCGGCGACGAACCCGAGCACCGCGGCGATCACGGTGAGGAACACCACCACGAAGCAGATCCCGCCCGCGAAGTCGACCTCGCCGCCCATGAAGACGGCGAACGCACTCGCGTCCACCGCCACACTCGCCACGGCCAGGGCCAGCCCGACCTTGCCGACGACCGGGCTCCGGCGGGCACGACTGGGCGGCCGGTCGACGTCGACCGTGTTCGTCCGCAGCAGCTGCGCGAACTCGTCGGACCGGTCGACGGCCCGCACCCCACGGCCGCCGTCGGGAGCGACACGACGCGTGGACGAGGCGGGTCGACGGCCTCCGGTGCGCTGCTGCGACTTCGGCGTCACCGGCTCTCCCCGCGTCATCTCCGACCGTTCCTGGTCGTTCCCGTCCCTGGTTCGCGCGACCCGGCGGCCGCTCGACCTGAGGATGCTAACGGCCGGAACTGGCGGTCGCCTCCGAGCACACGGCGCGGCACCTGAGCGCGCCTGGGAGGATCGGGGGGTGACGACCGTGACTCCCCCACCCACCGCTCCGATCCCGTCGATCGACGAGCTCCTGGCCGCCGCGCACGTCGTGGCGCTGCCCATGCGTGTCCGGTTCCGCGGGATCACGGTGCGCGAGGCCATGCTGCTGCGTGGCCCCGAGGGCTGGACCGAGTTCTCGCCGTTCGTCGAGTACGACGACGCCGAGGCGGCCGCATGGCTCCGCGCCGCCGTCGACTTCGGCTGGCGACCGCATCGGGCGGACGCCGACACCGTGCCCGTCAACGCGACCGTGCCCGCGGTGCCCGCGGACGCGGTCCCCGACGTGCTCGCCCGCTACCCCGGGTGCCGGACGGCCAAGGTCAAGGTCGCGGAGCCGGGCACCGGCCTCGCCGACGACGTCGCCCGGGTCCGTGCGGTCCGGGCCGTGATGGGCGACGACGCCGCCGTGCGCGTCGACGCGAACGGACTGTGGTCGGTCGACGACGCCGCACGGGCGCTCGAGGCCCTCGCGCCGTTCGGCCTGCAGTACGCCGAGCAGCCGTGCGCGACCGTGCCGGAACTCGCGGCGCTGCGACGGCGTCTCCAGGGGCTGGGCGTCGCGATCGCGGCCGACGAGAGCGTGCGCAAGGCAGAGGACCCGCTCGCCGTCGCGCGCGCGGGTGCCGCGGACGTCCTCGTCGTCAAGGCGCAGCCCCTCGGTGGGATCACCGCGGCGGGGCGCGTCGTCGCCGAGGCCGGGCTGCCGTGCGTCGTCTCGAGCGCGCTCGACACGTCCGTCGGGATCAGCATGGGCGCGCACCTCGCCGCAGCGGTGGCGGCTGACGGGTTCGCCTCGGGACTCGGCACCGCCGCGATGTTCCGTGCCGACGTCACGGCCCGGCCGATCCTGCCGCAGGACGGGAGGATCGCGGTCCGTCGCGTCGACGTCGCGCCGGACCTGCTGGAGCGCCACGCAGCCGCGCCCGACCGCCGCTCCTGGTGGATCGAGCGGCTGCGTCGGACGCACGCAGTCCTCACCGCGTGACGGGACGGGCAGGCGCCCGCGCTGCCTCACAGTCCGGAGTAGCTGTGCAGCCCCTTGAAGAACAGGTTGACGACCGAGAAGTTGAACATCACGGCCGCGAACCCGATGAGGGCCAGCCAGGACGACCGCGCACCCCGCCATCCACGGGTCGCGCGCGCGTGGATGTACCCGGCGTAGATCACCCAGATGATGAAGGTCCAGACCTCCTTGGTGTCCCACCCCCAGTAGCGGCCCCAGGCACGCTCGGCCCAGATCGCGCCCGCGATGAGGGTGAAGGTCCAGAGCACGAACCCGACGAGCAGCACGCGGTAGGTCATGACCTCGAGCCGGTCGGCGTCGGGGAGGGTCTCCATGAAGCGGAGCTGCTTGACGTCGCCGCCGTGGCCCTGCCGGTAGGTCTGCACGAGCTGTGACACCGCGAGCCCGGCGCCGAGGGCGAAGAAGCCCGTGCCGCAGATCGCCACGAACACGTGGAGGACGAGCCAGTACGACTGCAGCGCCGGCGGGAGCGGCACGACGTCGACGTAGAAGTTGACGGTCGCGATGCCGAGCAGGATCAGGACGAGTCCGCTGACGAACACGCCGAGGAACTTCAGGTTCTGCCAGAACTGCACGGCGAGGAAGATCGCGACGATGATCCCGGTGCCGGTGAGCGAGAACTCGAACATGTTCGCCCACGGCACGCGGTGCGCGGCGACACCGCGGAGCACGATCGACCCGACGTGGATCACGAGCCCGAGCACCATCATCGCCATGCCGACGCGCTCGAAGCGGCTGCCCGACCGGGGCCGGTCGACCGGCGCCTCGACCCGCTCGAGCACGACCGTGCCGCCCTGGACCGTCGCGACCGTCCGCGCCTCGGCCCGCTGTTCCTGCCGCGCCGAGCGCTCGAGCTGCACGTCCCCGGACCGCTTGGCGACGTCGAGGATGAACGAGATGAACGCGATGAGGTACACGGCCATCGCCGAGTACACGAGGACGACCGAGTACTGCGCGAGGTCCGAGGTCATGTCGTTCACCCCCTGATGGTACCGCGCGCCCCTGACCCTGCCGGGGCCGGGGCGGTCGAGCGGGCGCAGTCTGAGCGGATCCGCACCGCGGGCGTCCCCCGGTTCACACCGCTCCGGTCGACAGCTCGGGCCGCCGCGTCTGCGCCTCGCCCTCCGGGGGTTCCGCGAGCAGGTACAGGCCCGTCCCGCTGCCCGCCGCGTCGTCGAGTGCCGCGATCCACGCCCGGTTGAGGCGCGGAGGTCGGCCCCCGATGAACTTGAAGTGCAGCTCGCAGTACGGGTGCAACCAGATCGTGGTGCGGCCGTCGCCGACGCGGACGTCGTCCTTCCACGAGAACGCGAAGCTGTCCCCGCGTCGCAGCCGGTTCACGATCACGACCTGCAGGTGCGCGAGCGTGCGGTCCTCGATCTCCATCCCGAGGCGCATCGCGCCGTACGTCAGATGTCCCATCGCTCAGACCTCCTCGTCGCCCGGGGCGACGATGTCCTCGAGTCGTGTCGTGATGGGCTGCGGCTCGCGCAGGAGCATGATCCGCCGGCGGATCTCCGTCACCGTCTCGTCGTCGACGAGTTCCTCGCCGTCCGCGTCCGGGACGTCCGAGAGCACGATCTCGCTCGCCGGCCCGACGAGGAGCGACACGTGCACCACCGACCCGTCGGCGGCTCGGGCCGGGATCCGCACGGGCTCGGCCGTCGCCTGGTGCGCCAGCTCGGCCGCGTAGTCCACGACGGCATCGGCGATGGCGTCCCCCGTCAGCACGTGGGCGTCGCTGTAGTCGATCGAACGCATCGGGCCTCCTCCCGGTCGATGCAACCAGGACCCGCCCGTGTGCCGGTACGGGCGGAGCACGACCCGCGCCGCCGGCGTCCCGATCGGGACGCCAGCGCGCGTCAGGTCAGCGAGGCCCCCGCCGTCGGCACCACCCCGAGCCCGGCCGTGTGCCGCTCGGCGATCTCGTCGACCGCGCGCTCGAGGTTCGGGTCCTCGCCGCGCGCCAGACCGGCGTACTCGAGGTCGAAGCCGTCCTCGCCAGGGCGGGCGACGGCCTTGACCCACACCCGCCGACGCGGCACGAACAGCGAGGTGAGGAGTCCGGCGACCGCGAGGATCGCGAACCCGGCGACCCACAGCTGCGAGGCGTCGTGGTGGACGTCGAGCGAGACGTACCGCTTGACGCCGTTGAAGGTGATCGAGCCGGTGCCGTCGGGCAGTCGCTTCGTCTGGCCCGGCTCGAGCTCGATCGCGCCGTGCGCCGCCGTCGTCCCCGCGATCTGCCGCAGCCCCTTCGTCGAGAGCTGGTACACGGAGCGCGGGACGCCGTCGTCGAGGCCGAGGTCGCCCGTGTAGACCTGCAGGCTCAGCAGCGGGTTCTCGGTGTCCGGGTAGTTCGACGTGTAGGCGCCCGTCGCCTGCTTGACCGCAGTGGGGTAGAAGAACCCGACCATGCCGAGCTGGTCCGGCTGCGCGTCCGGGACCTTGACCACGCCGAGCGAGGTGTAGTTCGTGTCCTGCGGCAGGAACGGGACGACGTCCTCGAACGCCACGTGCCCGTCGCCGTCGCGCACGGTGACGTCCATCGCGTACCCGTTGCCGAGCAGGTACACGTTCGTCCCGCCGATCGACAACGGGTCGTTCACCTTGATGGTGCGCTTGGTCGCCGCACCGCCCTTGGTCCGGGCGGTCACGACGGCCTTGTAGTCCGTCGCCTGACCGAGCGCGTTGAGGTTCTTCTGCTCGTACGTCGTCGTGAAGTCGTCGAGCGTCAGGTTGTAGCCGCGCAGCTGCGACTGGCTGAACCAGCGCCCCGGGTTGAACGAGTCGTACGAGCCGAGCACGTTCGAGAACGTCTGGCCCTCGACGAGGAGCCGCTGCCCCGTGTAGCTGAACCCGCCACCGATGCCGACCGCGAGCAGGACACCGACGAGCGCG
This window harbors:
- a CDS encoding o-succinylbenzoate synthase yields the protein MTTVTPPPTAPIPSIDELLAAAHVVALPMRVRFRGITVREAMLLRGPEGWTEFSPFVEYDDAEAAAWLRAAVDFGWRPHRADADTVPVNATVPAVPADAVPDVLARYPGCRTAKVKVAEPGTGLADDVARVRAVRAVMGDDAAVRVDANGLWSVDDAARALEALAPFGLQYAEQPCATVPELAALRRRLQGLGVAIAADESVRKAEDPLAVARAGAADVLVVKAQPLGGITAAGRVVAEAGLPCVVSSALDTSVGISMGAHLAAAVAADGFASGLGTAAMFRADVTARPILPQDGRIAVRRVDVAPDLLERHAAAPDRRSWWIERLRRTHAVLTA
- a CDS encoding cytochrome c biogenesis protein ResB, with the translated sequence MSRSSDIREDRIAAAVPVTDRTSTAASAGMDEADGTTIVGDPMRPSDHVDAAPTSGGTGGGGTGGGGGGGGDDGGVNQPALSFLGYVRFFWRQLTSMRTALFLLMLLALAAIPGSLVPQRTADPNGVTQYQVDHPTLYPVLDKLQVFDTYTSVWFSAIYLLLFVSLIGCIIPRTRHHWQALRTRPPRTPVRLGRLAGYQRIAVDPTTVTGGGSATGPAPALPTAETAVTSAMTLLKRSGYRVERFGDSVSAERGYLRETGNLVFHTALVGVLLAVGIGGGFSYTGQRLLVEGQTFSNVLGSYDSFNPGRWFSQSQLRGYNLTLDDFTTTYEQKNLNALGQATDYKAVVTARTKGGAATKRTIKVNDPLSIGGTNVYLLGNGYAMDVTVRDGDGHVAFEDVVPFLPQDTNYTSLGVVKVPDAQPDQLGMVGFFYPTAVKQATGAYTSNYPDTENPLLSLQVYTGDLGLDDGVPRSVYQLSTKGLRQIAGTTAAHGAIELEPGQTKRLPDGTGSITFNGVKRYVSLDVHHDASQLWVAGFAILAVAGLLTSLFVPRRRVWVKAVARPGEDGFDLEYAGLARGEDPNLERAVDEIAERHTAGLGVVPTAGASLT
- a CDS encoding DUF4229 domain-containing protein; the encoded protein is MKSWLVYSLARIGIFAVLLAVFLVIRLPWPVATIGAALVGLLISYIALPKLRWQVATSFAERRRGPDHDEDTDFEDDFVDAEDSAAPSVDPARSAEPGVVERPASPRADA
- the ccsB gene encoding c-type cytochrome biogenesis protein CcsB yields the protein MTSDLAQYSVVLVYSAMAVYLIAFISFILDVAKRSGDVQLERSARQEQRAEARTVATVQGGTVVLERVEAPVDRPRSGSRFERVGMAMMVLGLVIHVGSIVLRGVAAHRVPWANMFEFSLTGTGIIVAIFLAVQFWQNLKFLGVFVSGLVLILLGIATVNFYVDVVPLPPALQSYWLVLHVFVAICGTGFFALGAGLAVSQLVQTYRQGHGGDVKQLRFMETLPDADRLEVMTYRVLLVGFVLWTFTLIAGAIWAERAWGRYWGWDTKEVWTFIIWVIYAGYIHARATRGWRGARSSWLALIGFAAVMFNFSVVNLFFKGLHSYSGL
- a CDS encoding AMP-binding protein, producing MTRPLLPVPTDDPFDVLRALESALSGGPAILPRTTSPRSASVPSPDPTSSTPPAVVPRRVALVVETSGSTGAAKRVALSSEALLAGAAAADAALGGPGGWVLALPTHYIAGLNVLTRSVAAGTSPVVVPPGHFDPTAFADAVDRLHTDRRYTSLVPAQLARVLDDARATAALAGLDAVLVGGQATPIALRDRARAAGARIVTTYGASETSGGCVYDGVPLGPVRTRLVDGGLELSGPMLAEGYLDDPERTAAAFVEGDGLRWYRTADAAEIAADGTVRVVGRLDDVVISGGEKVALGAVERVVREAPGQSSAVVTRRASDRWGEVPVVVTDVAVEVAVLRERVGAVLGRAARPAAVVVVDAVPMLPTGKPDRRAVQRLAADAAPSGSMDT
- a CDS encoding 1,4-dihydroxy-2-naphthoate polyprenyltransferase, whose product is MAQRGKGPRPTSKRRSGRPGGRPVGRSQKATARDWIGGARLRTLTLGVVPVVLGTAVAYVDGGYDLGIALLCLAVALFLQIGVNYSNDYSDGVRGTDRYRVGPARLTGSGRARPRTVLTVALTFFGLAAVAGVVIVVLTGLWWLLAVGAAAILAAWFYTGGKRPYGYNALGEVFVFVFFGLVAVLGTEFVQIHHVTLNAWAAAVAAGLFACAVLMVNNIRDIDEDRLAGKRTLAVVLGSRAARTLYVLFLVLPYVVLVWFVVLYFRTGYTYFTLLLALPAAIIGATSSRPRELITALQLSSFSALAYGIVLGIALALQP
- a CDS encoding PLD nuclease N-terminal domain-containing protein, which codes for MVKFLIGAVVAAVAFTVYAVIDCAWVPRDRVRALNKPLWIVLVVVLPIIGAVLWYLLGRAPARAVPRQRYRGPDDDPDFLGATARAGMTRSEKEQSDATLRHLEQQLADLDDDPGASGGPGGDRPDR
- the menD gene encoding 2-succinyl-5-enolpyruvyl-6-hydroxy-3-cyclohexene-1-carboxylic-acid synthase gives rise to the protein MAFLLELARAGVTDVVVSPGSRSQALALAAAAVERAGALRVHVRLDERTAAFFALGLAVETQRPAAVVTTSGTAVANLHPAVLEAHHSGVPMIVVSADRPDELRGIGSNQTTHQPGVFGAATRFVRDVEAPTTHGVDDSTRATLRALVRQAVAAAAGHDGPPGPVQVNLAFREPLSAAVAAVTAPEPHEVDADFATRRTGPAPERDHDLVVDADPATVVVAGHDAGADAERIAWELGAPLLAEVSSGAHFGRNLVVAYRQLLRDLAFGGRVRRVVVLGHPTLSREVPALLQRADVEVVVVRGAAAEAYDPGSAARPPHPAVVVPGIRVDGRPGPEHRAWVGTWVGASRALLGDGDTAPDLDAKRSADRAERAQFFRDELAVRRRPVDRAMLVDAVWGATWPHDRLVFGASLLIRVADGRVPGKKVRVHANRGLAGIDGTISTALGIAAGVEASGATGGTTRVLVGDLTFLHDLGGLVTGVEERRQRLQIVVGNDGGGAIFGGLEVAATTDPADMRRMMATPQVVEIEPVVRGLGWEYRRAATWAELEQVLTDPADRLVIEVPLQV
- a CDS encoding 1,4-dihydroxy-2-naphthoyl-CoA synthase: MAAPVSDTFDPDVWDAAPIAASFTDITYHKHVSGGIVRIAFDRPEVRNAFRPRTVDELYRALDDARQDHRVGCVLLTGNGPSPKDGGWAFCSGGDQRIRGRSGYEYVGDEGAPPEGVDPAAAQASMGRLHILEVQRLIRMMPKVVIAVVSGWAAGGGHSLHAVCDLTIASAEHGRFKQTDADVGSFDGGYGSAYYARQIGQKAAREVFFLAREYSAQRAYEMGAVNLVVPHADLERTAIEWGETILGKSPTAIRMLKYAFNAVDDGLVGQQVFAGEATRLAYASDEAVEGRDAFLEKRTPEWTAYPWHY
- a CDS encoding ATP-dependent DNA ligase, yielding MGHLTYGAMRLGMEIEDRTLAHLQVVIVNRLRRGDSFAFSWKDDVRVGDGRTTIWLHPYCELHFKFIGGRPPRLNRAWIAALDDAAGSGTGLYLLAEPPEGEAQTRRPELSTGAV